A window of Raineyella sp. W15-4 contains these coding sequences:
- a CDS encoding response regulator transcription factor produces the protein MGEIRVVLVDDEASLRSAQRRLLDAVPGIAVVGEAADGAEAVDVCARARPDVVVMDLRMPGTDGIEATREIVRRWPGTVVVVLTALGDRESVSASVDAGAVGYLLKTDAAVTLPEVVRRAAAGRPLLSPEVFRMLAQAGSTGRAMPTSVAPERNSEAKRLGITEREWEVLVLVERGLSITEIAEALVVTSKTVRQYLASVRRKLGIAGDRGIAAEARRQGLLP, from the coding sequence ATGGGGGAGATACGTGTCGTGCTGGTGGACGACGAGGCATCGCTGAGAAGTGCGCAGCGCCGGCTACTTGATGCTGTTCCTGGCATCGCAGTGGTCGGTGAGGCGGCCGATGGGGCGGAAGCTGTCGACGTGTGTGCCCGGGCCCGTCCGGACGTCGTCGTGATGGATCTGCGAATGCCGGGAACGGACGGCATCGAAGCGACTCGGGAGATCGTCCGTCGCTGGCCCGGCACAGTGGTGGTGGTGCTGACCGCTCTGGGAGACCGGGAGTCCGTTAGTGCTTCGGTCGACGCTGGAGCTGTTGGCTACCTTCTGAAGACCGATGCCGCGGTGACGCTTCCAGAAGTTGTACGCCGGGCGGCGGCCGGCCGGCCGCTCCTCTCCCCGGAGGTCTTCCGGATGCTGGCCCAAGCCGGCTCCACCGGAAGGGCGATGCCCACGTCGGTCGCGCCCGAGCGGAACTCGGAGGCCAAGAGGCTGGGGATCACCGAGCGGGAGTGGGAGGTACTGGTGTTGGTGGAGCGAGGCCTGAGCATCACGGAGATCGCCGAGGCCCTGGTGGTGACGAGCAAGACAGTGCGGCAGTACCTCGCTTCCGTCCGACGGAAGTTGGGAATTGCTGGTGACCGGGGGATCGCCGCGGAGGCCCGCCGCCAAGGTCTGCTGCCGTGA